From Thermococcus barophilus MP:
TTCCGGCGTCATAGTTGAGATACGGGTCAATTTTAATGTTTGTGGTCTTAAAGCCCCTCGCTTTCATGAGAAGTCCTATTGATGCGCTTGTTATCCCCTTTCCCAGACCGCTCACAACACCACCCGTGACAAATATGAACTTTGTCATGGCAAAACCTCCACACGTTATGTTGTGGATTGATTGATAAGTGCTTAAAAGCTTTATTTAGAAAAGGCTAAAAATCCTCAAGATGACATTTATAATCCCAGCTAAGAAAACAAGAAAAATTATTCAACAAAATCCTTTTAATTTCTCAAGAACTTTCCCTTTTGAGGGGAGAACATGAAAAGGATTAGCATTTTGATTTTTCTCCTGCTTATCATGCCTGCATTGGTGGATACTCTTCCAACTGTGAAATACGGAGCTGTTAATTTCATTCCAGTTGCAACAGAAAATGAGCTTAAAGAGGTCATTAATACTAATGAGGGTCAATATATCTTTGTTTATTACTACTCTCCAACCTGTCCTGCTTGTAAATATATGCGAGATAATGTTTTTGCAGATCCCAGTATAGTCCGACTTCTCTCAGAAAGAGCTGTCCCTATAATTGTGGACGTTTACAAGGGAAGGGAAGTAACATCACTCCGATATAAAGTCTACAGCAAGGTTCTTGTGATTCAGCCAGATAATTCCGGGTATTACACCCCCAAATCTTCTGGAGAAGAGGTTACAGTTTCAGTTCCTGGAACTCCAACAATGGTAGTTTTTAAAGTTGAGAACGGAGAGAAGATCTTAAGGGGAGTCGCTGTCGGGGCGCTGAATAAACAGGGTTTTGAGTTTTTCATCGAGCAAACCACTGAAAAGAAGGCAAATGTTAAGACCCCAAATCCCAAAGCATCTACCACAACCGCTGCACAAACGCAAAATGAGAGCCGTTTAACTTTCGCAGTTCTCCTAACAATTTTCTCTGCTGGTATTTTAAGCGTGTTTTCTCCCTGTGTTTTGCCATTGGTTGTCAGCGGATTTGCTCTGATACTCGCTAAAAGGAATCTTGGACTTATAATACTCGGCATGATTGCCGCATTTTCCTTAATTGGCGGAGCGGCTGGGGCCTTGGGTTCATATATATCCCAGATTACGGCACTCCTTTATTTAATCGGGGGAACTGGATTCATCGTTCTTGGCACAATAATGGTAAGCGAAAAAGCCAATCTGTACTTCACTTCAAAAATTGGCAGAATTCAACGCTTTGCTGAGAAAAATCATAAATTCAGAGGCAAATTTGCAGACTTTTTGTTTGGAGCATCATTGGGAGCTACTTGGATTGGATGTATCGCTCCATATGTTGGCTTTGCAATTTTAACAGCAGCATTAAGCAGGAACTTTACAAAAGGAGTCATTGTAATGTTCATTTATGCCCTCGGTGTGGGGTTAACTTTCTATCTGGTACTCAGCTCCAAAGACTTGGCACAGTGGATAAACAAGAGATTCCTCTC
This genomic window contains:
- a CDS encoding cytochrome c biogenesis protein, producing the protein MKRISILIFLLLIMPALVDTLPTVKYGAVNFIPVATENELKEVINTNEGQYIFVYYYSPTCPACKYMRDNVFADPSIVRLLSERAVPIIVDVYKGREVTSLRYKVYSKVLVIQPDNSGYYTPKSSGEEVTVSVPGTPTMVVFKVENGEKILRGVAVGALNKQGFEFFIEQTTEKKANVKTPNPKASTTTAAQTQNESRLTFAVLLTIFSAGILSVFSPCVLPLVVSGFALILAKRNLGLIILGMIAAFSLIGGAAGALGSYISQITALLYLIGGTGFIVLGTIMVSEKANLYFTSKIGRIQRFAEKNHKFRGKFADFLFGASLGATWIGCIAPYVGFAILTAALSRNFTKGVIVMFIYALGVGLTFYLVLSSKDLAQWINKRFLSNKLTLRSSDRKLEKAVGILMILIGMLMLTELTPLKLWSHLFEKIV